One Molothrus aeneus isolate 106 chromosome 6, BPBGC_Maene_1.0, whole genome shotgun sequence genomic window carries:
- the ISCA2 gene encoding iron-sulfur cluster assembly 2 homolog, mitochondrial, with protein MAAGRGWAGMAAPAALRRWWMLALGGRTSRCSAPPCPGRALPRSPGGPARPAGSLLRWASSFSQPGPTESGPSEGQIFLSESCVKRLLEIAEGSEFLRLQVEGGGCSGFQYKFSLDTVINPDDRVFEQGGARVVVDVDSLAFVKGSMVDFSQELIRSSFQVVSNPQAEKGCSCGTSFSIKI; from the exons atggcggcggggcggggctgggccggCATGGCGGCGCCGGCGGCGCTGCGGCGGTGGTGGATGTTGGCGCTGGGCGGCCGGACGAG CCGCTGCTCCGCTCCACCGTGCCCAGGCCGAGCCCTGCCGAGGTCCCCGGgcggccctgcccgccccgctGGCTCCCTGCTGCGCTGGGCGTCGTCCTTCTCCCAGCCGGGCCCGACCGAGAGCGGCCCCAGCGAAGGACAGATCTTCCTCAGCGAGAGCTGCGTGAAG aggctgctggagaTTGCAGAAGGATCAGAGTTTCTCAGGCTGCAGGTTGAAGGAGGTGGCTGCTCTGGCTTCCAGTACAAATTTTCCTTGGACACAGTTATCAATCCCGATGACAG ggtgtttgaacaAGGTGGTGCCCGTGTGGTTGTGGATGTGGACAGCCTGGCCTTTGTGAAAGGATCCATGGTGGATTTCAGCCAAGAGCTGATCCGAAGCTCCTTCCAGGTGGTGAGCAACCCCCAGGCAGAGAAGGGTTGCTCATGTGGAACTTCCTTCTCTATCAAAATCTGA
- the NPC2 gene encoding NPC intracellular cholesterol transporter 2 produces the protein MVPSPLALLLALGAAATALAEPLRFVDCGSIDGSIQEVNVSPCPTQPCLLHKGTSYSINVTFASKIESQGSKARVYGEMLHVDIPFPIPEPDGCKSGIHCPIQKGHSYSYLNKLPVKSEYPSIKLIVKWELVDDQDQMLFCWKIPVQITS, from the exons ATGGTGCCCTCCCCGCTCGCCCTGCTCCTGGCGCTGggcgccgccgccaccgccctgGCCGAGCCCCTCCGCTTCGTTGACTGCG GTTCCATAGACGGCAGCATCCAGGAGGTGAACGTGAGCCCCTGCCCcactcagccctgcctgctccacaAGGGGACATCTTACAGCATCAACGTCACCTTCGCCAGCA AGATCGAGAGCCAGGGCAGTAAAGCAAGGGTGTATGGGGAGATGCTGCATGTGGACATACCCTTCCCTATTCCTGAGCCTGATGGATGCAAGTCTGGGATCCACTGCCCCATTCAGAAGGGCCATTCCTACAGCTACCTGAATAAACTGCCTGTGAAGAGCGAGTACCCCAGT ATTAAATTGATTGTGAAGTGGGAGCTGGTAGATGACCAGGACCAGATGTTGTTCTGCTGGAAGATACCAGTGCAGATTACCAGCTGA